A stretch of Planctomycetota bacterium DNA encodes these proteins:
- a CDS encoding HEAT repeat domain-containing protein, producing the protein MPTILLRVLLLAAVFPVASGFAAGCQTQPAPADPSAVDELIRQLNADSHQVQSNAFVRLRWLYEFDRWQKAALEEKFVGLIKEGHPRQVGYAILLLSGSGRQDVRELVVACLKSEDPGVRCSAVEWVLGNHEKSAVPQLLQLLKTESGVAKANVARALGAIKDSDAVEGLVASLGDADAAVRESAAAALGAIGNPAAAKPLAKALEAEKKPQMVCWLVEALGKLKSKDGAPAIRATLASEDSFVRRACAKTLGAIADAESVPALIAATKDAEDEVREFAARSLGQIGDKKAVACLTGLLGDSSKRVVQATLIALAEIGDPQAIPAIQSLGPFEGTLPTDRAVSIYTDVQAWALWRLDPKGHKQPEIKRVGHW; encoded by the coding sequence ATGCCGACCATCCTCCTGAGAGTGCTCCTACTGGCAGCCGTGTTTCCCGTTGCGTCGGGCTTTGCTGCCGGCTGCCAAACGCAACCCGCGCCGGCGGATCCTTCTGCCGTGGATGAACTGATCCGCCAGCTGAACGCCGACTCACACCAGGTGCAGTCGAACGCGTTCGTCAGGCTGCGCTGGCTCTACGAGTTTGACCGCTGGCAAAAGGCAGCGCTCGAAGAGAAGTTCGTAGGCCTCATCAAGGAAGGCCATCCGCGGCAGGTGGGCTACGCCATCCTGCTGCTGAGCGGTAGCGGCAGGCAGGATGTCCGCGAACTGGTGGTCGCTTGTCTCAAGAGCGAGGACCCCGGCGTGCGTTGCTCCGCGGTGGAGTGGGTTCTAGGCAACCACGAGAAGTCCGCTGTGCCCCAGTTGCTGCAACTTCTCAAGACTGAGTCAGGCGTCGCCAAGGCCAACGTGGCGCGGGCCCTCGGTGCCATCAAGGATTCTGACGCTGTCGAGGGCCTGGTCGCCAGCCTCGGCGATGCCGATGCCGCCGTGCGCGAGTCCGCTGCCGCGGCCCTGGGCGCCATCGGCAACCCCGCTGCCGCTAAGCCCCTGGCCAAGGCCCTGGAGGCCGAGAAGAAGCCGCAGATGGTCTGCTGGTTGGTGGAGGCTCTGGGGAAACTCAAGAGCAAGGATGGCGCCCCCGCCATCCGCGCCACCCTCGCGAGCGAGGACTCGTTTGTCCGCCGGGCCTGTGCGAAAACCCTCGGTGCCATCGCGGACGCCGAATCAGTTCCCGCCCTGATCGCCGCCACCAAAGACGCTGAGGACGAGGTGCGGGAGTTCGCCGCCCGGTCCCTCGGTCAGATCGGCGATAAGAAAGCCGTCGCTTGCCTGACCGGTCTGCTGGGCGATTCCTCCAAGCGTGTGGTGCAGGCAACCCTGATAGCCTTGGCGGAGATCGGCGACCCGCAAGCCATCCCAGCCATCCAGAGCCTCGGGCCCTTCGAGGGCACGCTGCCCACTGACCGGGCCGTGAGCATCTACACCGATGTGCAGGCCTGGGCCCTGTGGAGGCTGGACCCCAAGGGCCACAAGCAGCCGGAGATCAAACGCGTGGGCCATTGGTGA